A portion of the Bacteroides faecium genome contains these proteins:
- a CDS encoding sulfatase family protein: MKTPFLQKSISTAALSLSTIAAFAAEDRPNILYIMSDDHSFQTIGVYASVLKDYVKTPNIDRIAHEGVRMDNCFVTNSISTPSRAAILTGQYSHHNQVYTLADELPAGHPSMAKELRKNGYQTAIIGKWHIGTQPEGFDFYSIMPGQGKYENPGFMESGLPFDVKHAVRTQGYCTDVITDKCIDWMEKADKNKPFFLMCHFKAPHTPFTPAERHKDLYKGVVFPEPDNLYENLDNRPILKSVHNKISGGRFADKTLPKEDRVKDAYQEYIRTYLSCIAGIDENVGRLLEFLEKNRQLDNTIIVYTSDQGFYMGEHGLVDKRLMYEEALRMPLVIRYPRRIPANTTCKTFVQNIDFAPTLLEYAGIRTPGYMDGRSFCTSLTGKEAPDARKTAYYRYWMNFKGYNIPAHYGLRTDRYKLIYFYGKSCGTKGSIDKPGFQPVWEFYDLQEDPHEMTNQYGNKKYEKVINELKETLRQAQEEVGDKQ; the protein is encoded by the coding sequence ATGAAAACCCCATTCCTTCAAAAAAGCATCAGCACAGCAGCCCTCTCGCTGAGCACCATAGCCGCCTTTGCCGCAGAAGACCGCCCGAACATACTTTACATCATGTCCGACGACCATTCTTTCCAGACCATCGGCGTATATGCCTCGGTACTGAAAGACTACGTGAAAACTCCGAATATCGACCGTATCGCGCACGAAGGAGTCAGAATGGACAACTGTTTTGTCACCAATTCCATCAGCACCCCCAGCCGGGCAGCCATCCTGACGGGACAATACAGCCACCACAACCAAGTATATACCCTCGCCGACGAACTTCCCGCCGGACATCCTTCCATGGCAAAGGAACTCCGGAAGAACGGTTATCAAACCGCCATCATCGGCAAATGGCACATCGGCACACAGCCCGAAGGATTCGACTTCTACAGTATCATGCCCGGACAAGGCAAATATGAAAACCCCGGTTTCATGGAAAGCGGACTTCCCTTCGATGTGAAACATGCCGTACGCACCCAAGGCTACTGTACGGACGTCATCACGGACAAATGCATCGACTGGATGGAGAAGGCGGACAAAAACAAGCCCTTTTTCCTGATGTGCCACTTCAAAGCCCCGCACACGCCTTTCACCCCCGCGGAACGCCACAAAGACCTGTACAAAGGCGTCGTATTCCCCGAACCGGACAACCTGTACGAGAATCTCGACAACCGCCCCATACTGAAATCCGTGCACAACAAGATTTCCGGCGGACGCTTTGCCGACAAGACACTGCCCAAGGAAGACAGAGTGAAAGATGCCTACCAGGAATATATCCGCACTTACCTCTCCTGCATCGCCGGAATAGACGAGAACGTAGGACGCCTGCTCGAATTCCTCGAAAAGAATAGGCAACTGGACAACACCATCATCGTCTATACCTCAGACCAAGGCTTCTACATGGGCGAACACGGGCTTGTAGACAAACGTCTGATGTACGAAGAAGCACTGCGTATGCCTCTGGTAATCCGCTATCCCCGGAGAATACCGGCAAATACCACCTGTAAAACCTTCGTACAGAACATCGACTTTGCACCGACACTTCTTGAATACGCAGGTATCCGGACTCCCGGCTATATGGACGGCAGAAGTTTCTGCACATCCCTCACCGGAAAAGAAGCGCCCGATGCACGGAAAACAGCCTATTACCGTTACTGGATGAACTTCAAGGGATACAATATCCCCGCCCACTACGGACTGCGCACCGACCGCTATAAACTGATTTATTTCTACGGAAAATCATGCGGAACGAAAGGTTCTATCGACAAGCCCGGCTTCCAGCCTGTATGGGAGTTCTATGACTTACAGGAAGACCCGCACGAAATGACTAACCAATACGGGAACAAGAAGTACGAGAAAGTGATAAACGAATTGAAAGAAACACTCCGGCAGGCCCAGGAAGAAGTCGGAGACAAGCAATAA
- a CDS encoding glucoamylase family protein, with the protein MKLQPILCSFLLAAACSCSCSDEPVFRSSEQPELPSLPAVPEGSYFADSLEYTPEKQRQTLTDIQQGYFRFFYEDYQKDSKMALIGTERPAINVALAGSAYAATAIPVAVERGWISRKEGAQRFLDMCTFLNRAERYHGAWSHWMNGKTGAGSPFNPKQQSAGDLVETAFMMMGLFICSEYFNSEDATETNARELVAKFHNEIDWRFYTNGEQTLYWAWDKNLGFAPLKITGPCEALPAYLLALSAPEEFSITEDVYTHGWRGKNFFNQGRTTYGYTFELGGEEKGGPLFTTQHPFLWINPFIYQDNYADYWEFCTNHALINRQYCLNDAPKEYLYDEQNWGLSACYGPEPLGYKGRSPSQGRDDGTICATGAMGAVTVTPFYALQAINSLYETPRLKGTYGITDAYNTSMAWADSRYLSISVMPIVSIIENYRTGLIWKLAQQSEPIRKGLELAGFRESAYTEGFCQNPVNLQTGATDLTVHPDTENYMIRYWSDTASANIHFTLSCGDTVRKVIPDTVNKGINTLLLPYNQWSKRTYCLNMYKDNKLTDTININLR; encoded by the coding sequence ATGAAACTTCAACCGATACTCTGTTCCTTCCTGCTGGCTGCCGCCTGTTCGTGCAGTTGCTCGGACGAGCCGGTCTTCCGCTCGTCGGAACAGCCGGAGCTACCGTCTCTCCCTGCCGTTCCCGAAGGGAGCTACTTTGCCGATTCGCTGGAATATACGCCGGAAAAACAAAGACAGACATTGACCGATATACAACAGGGCTACTTCCGCTTCTTCTATGAAGACTATCAGAAAGATAGCAAGATGGCGCTTATCGGTACGGAACGCCCCGCAATAAACGTGGCGTTAGCCGGGTCAGCTTATGCCGCTACCGCTATTCCCGTAGCCGTAGAACGCGGATGGATAAGCAGGAAGGAAGGGGCGCAGCGCTTCTTGGATATGTGCACTTTCCTCAACAGAGCCGAGCGCTATCACGGTGCATGGTCGCACTGGATGAACGGAAAGACGGGAGCAGGCTCGCCTTTCAACCCTAAACAACAATCGGCAGGCGATTTGGTAGAGACGGCCTTTATGATGATGGGATTATTCATCTGTTCGGAGTACTTCAACTCGGAAGACGCAACAGAAACCAACGCAAGGGAACTCGTAGCAAAGTTTCACAACGAAATAGACTGGAGATTCTACACCAACGGCGAGCAAACCCTCTATTGGGCATGGGACAAGAATCTGGGCTTCGCCCCATTGAAAATAACCGGGCCGTGCGAAGCTCTCCCCGCCTATTTATTGGCATTATCCGCCCCTGAAGAATTTTCCATTACAGAAGATGTATATACCCACGGATGGCGCGGAAAGAACTTCTTCAACCAGGGACGCACTACCTACGGATACACGTTCGAACTGGGCGGAGAAGAAAAAGGCGGCCCGCTCTTCACCACGCAACACCCGTTCTTATGGATAAACCCTTTCATCTATCAGGATAACTATGCAGATTATTGGGAGTTCTGCACCAACCACGCACTGATAAACCGGCAATATTGTCTGAATGACGCTCCAAAAGAGTATCTGTACGATGAACAAAACTGGGGACTAAGCGCTTGTTACGGCCCGGAACCACTAGGTTACAAAGGCCGTTCACCCTCGCAGGGACGCGATGACGGCACTATTTGCGCCACAGGAGCCATGGGAGCCGTCACAGTCACCCCGTTCTATGCCTTGCAAGCCATTAACTCGCTCTATGAAACACCCCGGCTGAAAGGAACTTACGGCATTACAGACGCGTACAATACAAGCATGGCATGGGCAGACTCCCGATATTTATCCATCTCCGTAATGCCCATCGTATCCATTATCGAGAATTACCGTACCGGACTGATTTGGAAACTGGCACAGCAAAGCGAACCTATCCGCAAGGGACTTGAACTGGCGGGATTCAGGGAATCCGCCTATACGGAAGGATTCTGCCAAAACCCCGTCAACCTTCAGACAGGGGCAACCGATTTGACCGTGCATCCCGATACGGAGAATTATATGATACGATACTGGAGCGATACAGCCTCAGCGAATATCCATTTCACCCTTAGCTGTGGAGATACGGTGCGCAAAGTCATTCCCGACACAGTAAACAAAGGCATCAACACCCTGTTGCTCCCCTACAACCAATGGAGCAAGCGCACATACTGCCTGAACATGTATAAAGACAATAAATTAACAGACACTATAAACATTAACCTAAGATGA
- a CDS encoding glucoamylase family protein encodes MNHSLLKKTVFSLLLACSVCLSGYATPVRANSTFSYHPDSVRVILEEEQRAAFNHFWQFTNKQTGMIHAGTNVNNKNLTTGGSGFGVMVILTGIERGWITRKEGAKRILTLVRYLNKAERIKGAWSHWMNTEGQPVKFGKQIESGDLVETSFMMMGLYAAQAYLTENNPVEKEIRKTVDRFRKTIQWNKFVHDGELYWLWERTDGTFTLPLRGYNEALITYILAMGAPDKYAVDGDVYENGWQQNGKIFKPRQAHYGYPFVMGAHLSGPLFLSHYSFLGMNPKTMQDKYADYQQYGTYHAMIHRHYCMEEAPEEYQYDAFNWGLSAGSGPNQPVKKGYKPRTPKRDDGVIAPTAALSSMPYTPFYSIQMLLNLHYNCPQLHTPGGFGDGYSLVDNWYFKGRIAIDQAPIVIMIENYRSGFLWKLLANHPDIRKGMEKAGIHLPVHSTGFPYAIADTRTGYYDMLRHPDRKMYELDFYLEEAGAVSFQITDENGTQVLSEIRAEEYPQGLNLLSFDRNGLKDTKRCIIRLLKNGKVKAEVKVQLN; translated from the coding sequence ATGAATCACTCCCTACTAAAGAAAACAGTATTCAGTCTCCTGCTGGCATGTAGCGTATGCCTCTCAGGATATGCCACGCCTGTCCGGGCGAACTCCACATTCTCTTATCATCCCGATTCAGTACGTGTGATATTGGAGGAAGAACAACGTGCCGCATTCAATCATTTCTGGCAATTCACCAATAAACAGACCGGCATGATTCATGCAGGCACGAACGTCAATAACAAGAATCTGACCACCGGTGGCAGCGGCTTCGGCGTCATGGTGATACTGACGGGGATAGAACGGGGATGGATTACCCGCAAAGAGGGGGCGAAGCGTATTCTTACGCTTGTACGTTACCTGAATAAAGCCGAGCGCATAAAAGGGGCATGGTCACACTGGATGAATACAGAAGGGCAGCCTGTCAAGTTCGGCAAACAGATAGAATCCGGCGACCTGGTAGAAACGTCTTTTATGATGATGGGACTTTACGCAGCCCAAGCTTATCTGACGGAGAACAATCCTGTAGAGAAAGAGATACGGAAAACAGTAGACAGGTTCCGTAAAACAATACAATGGAATAAGTTCGTGCACGACGGAGAACTTTATTGGCTGTGGGAACGTACTGACGGAACATTCACATTGCCACTACGTGGATACAACGAGGCATTGATTACCTATATCCTTGCTATGGGTGCACCCGACAAGTATGCCGTCGATGGCGATGTATATGAAAACGGATGGCAGCAGAACGGTAAGATATTCAAGCCCCGGCAGGCACACTACGGTTATCCGTTTGTCATGGGAGCCCATTTAAGCGGCCCGCTATTCCTGTCCCACTATTCGTTTCTGGGCATGAACCCCAAGACGATGCAGGACAAATATGCAGATTACCAGCAATACGGCACATACCACGCCATGATACACAGGCATTATTGCATGGAAGAAGCTCCCGAAGAATATCAATACGATGCATTCAACTGGGGACTAAGCGCAGGTTCAGGCCCCAACCAGCCCGTTAAGAAAGGTTACAAGCCGCGCACTCCGAAACGCGATGACGGAGTGATAGCACCTACCGCTGCCCTTTCATCCATGCCTTACACGCCTTTCTACTCTATACAAATGTTGCTCAATCTGCATTACAACTGCCCGCAGCTACACACTCCGGGGGGATTCGGTGACGGTTACAGCCTTGTAGACAACTGGTACTTCAAAGGCAGAATCGCCATCGACCAGGCACCGATTGTTATCATGATAGAGAACTACCGCAGCGGCTTCTTATGGAAACTACTGGCCAATCACCCCGATATCCGGAAAGGAATGGAAAAGGCAGGCATACACCTTCCCGTCCACTCCACAGGTTTCCCGTATGCGATTGCTGATACACGCACAGGATATTACGATATGCTCCGCCACCCAGACAGGAAAATGTACGAACTGGATTTTTATCTGGAAGAAGCAGGTGCAGTCTCTTTCCAAATTACAGATGAAAACGGCACGCAGGTTCTTTCGGAAATCCGGGCGGAAGAGTATCCGCAAGGTCTTAACCTGCTCTCCTTCGACCGTAACGGATTGAAAGATACGAAACGCTGCATCATCCGTCTGCTAAAGAATGGCAAAGTGAAAGCAGAAGTAAAAGTACAACTCAATTAA
- a CDS encoding tetratricopeptide repeat-containing sensor histidine kinase — protein MKTVRYILIYLLAAFCGLPLSVKAQDNPYKIDNSLYLLYERATKYRNEPEGLLIADTLYTNAIQKNDKKAQCLTLTIPVIYYFNTRETEQLEKAITTLQEVSRKNDYLQYYYFGSIYKVNHQMNINSTLRALQEAELIKEQAFADNYPYGIATCLRMMGNIYYARRETRTALDYYQQALEYSQKNLPEQDLAYIYWNISMLQQGLNQYETAYENAEKGIKCAKTQTNLYACMLRKCTLLYVLDRTEEFKSYYQECLKMTEKYGQTRKNELQALRIYNYVLHGQYEKAHAIADSVDLPQDRMSYHADIYSKENKYKEAFYTFKELQHLQDSLGQLIQSADLSELNVRIGNEQLKRKAQQGESDRQLMILKFILIFFCFFATALIFYLYLRRKSIRKLQEKNEELTIARNHAEQADKMKTYFIQNMSHEIRTPLNAIVGFSQLLSDPNLPLDDEEKQEFSSLVLHNSELLTTLVNDILDLSALESGKYAMNMAPHACNEMCRMILSTVTHRKPEEVELCYTSDVPDDFRIVTDEQRMQQVLINFLTNAEKHTEKGKIHLHCSITENPGKITFSVTDTGRGIPADKMDSVFERFKKLDEFKQGSGLGLNICRIIAERLNGEVKIDKNYTGGARFLFILPLQ, from the coding sequence ATGAAGACAGTTAGATACATACTCATATATTTATTGGCTGCCTTTTGCGGGCTGCCACTTTCCGTAAAGGCACAGGACAACCCGTACAAAATAGACAATTCCCTTTATCTGCTTTATGAGAGGGCGACCAAATACCGCAATGAACCGGAAGGGTTACTGATAGCCGACACGCTCTATACCAATGCCATCCAGAAAAATGACAAGAAAGCGCAATGCCTTACGCTTACCATCCCTGTGATTTATTACTTCAACACCCGTGAAACGGAACAACTGGAGAAAGCCATAACCACGCTCCAAGAGGTATCACGGAAAAATGACTACCTTCAATATTACTATTTCGGCAGCATCTACAAGGTCAATCACCAGATGAATATCAACAGCACACTGCGTGCCCTTCAGGAAGCCGAACTCATCAAGGAACAGGCATTTGCCGACAACTATCCTTACGGCATCGCCACCTGCCTGCGGATGATGGGAAACATTTACTATGCCCGGAGAGAGACACGGACGGCACTGGACTACTACCAGCAAGCCCTGGAATATTCGCAAAAGAACCTTCCGGAGCAGGACTTGGCATACATATACTGGAACATATCCATGTTGCAACAAGGTCTGAATCAATACGAAACGGCGTATGAAAACGCGGAGAAAGGAATCAAATGCGCCAAGACCCAGACCAACCTGTATGCCTGCATGCTGAGAAAATGCACCCTTTTGTATGTGCTCGACAGGACGGAAGAGTTCAAAAGCTACTATCAGGAATGTCTGAAGATGACCGAGAAATACGGGCAGACCAGGAAAAACGAACTCCAGGCATTGAGAATTTATAACTACGTGCTCCATGGTCAATACGAAAAGGCACATGCAATAGCCGATTCCGTCGACCTGCCACAAGACAGAATGTCTTATCATGCCGATATTTACTCGAAAGAGAACAAGTACAAGGAAGCATTCTACACGTTCAAAGAACTCCAGCACCTGCAGGACTCCCTCGGACAGCTCATACAGTCGGCAGACTTATCGGAACTGAACGTACGTATCGGCAACGAGCAACTGAAAAGGAAAGCCCAGCAAGGGGAATCCGACCGACAACTGATGATATTGAAATTCATCCTGATTTTCTTCTGTTTCTTTGCCACCGCCCTGATATTCTATCTTTATCTACGCAGAAAATCTATCCGGAAACTGCAAGAAAAGAATGAAGAATTGACCATCGCCCGCAACCATGCCGAGCAGGCGGACAAGATGAAAACGTACTTCATACAGAACATGAGCCACGAAATCCGTACGCCGCTCAATGCCATCGTGGGCTTCTCGCAATTACTGTCCGACCCGAACCTGCCCCTGGATGACGAAGAGAAGCAGGAGTTCAGCTCTCTCGTCCTGCACAACTCCGAGCTGCTCACCACACTGGTGAACGATATTCTCGACCTATCCGCACTGGAAAGCGGCAAATATGCCATGAACATGGCTCCCCATGCCTGCAACGAGATGTGCCGGATGATACTTTCCACCGTAACCCACCGGAAACCGGAAGAAGTGGAGCTCTGTTATACTTCCGACGTCCCGGATGACTTCCGGATTGTCACGGACGAACAGCGTATGCAACAGGTTCTTATCAACTTCCTGACCAACGCCGAAAAACATACGGAAAAGGGCAAAATACATCTCCATTGCTCCATCACCGAGAATCCGGGCAAGATTACTTTCTCCGTCACGGACACCGGCAGAGGCATCCCTGCGGATAAGATGGACAGTGTCTTCGAACGTTTCAAAAAGCTGGATGAATTCAAACAAGGTTCGGGACTGGGATTAAATATCTGCCGCATCATAGCCGAACGCCTGAACGGGGAAGTCAAAATAGACAAGAACTACACCGGTGGCGCACGCTTCTTATTCATACTTCCTTTGCAGTAA
- a CDS encoding RagB/SusD family nutrient uptake outer membrane protein, whose product MKKKTKYPNFLIRLCLLLPLFCYSCAGDYLDTAPTSEVSPADLFKNEEYAAYAVSGLEKLMKTTYATNKLDGVSFNGEGSAKLMYAEYQGADMYCPRNNFYTIFNGASHAIPTSSYTEYMWHYYYKVISNANTIITYVNPESSRKFKYIYAQALTYRAYCYLQLLQFYSPRWCDSQNGSADGVVLRLDLATGDCPLSSMLACYEQIYKDLDNAITSYQASGISRTGDENHKVNIDAAYAIYARAALTREDWATAARYAALARAGYPLMTANEYLNGFSTVNQEWIWSIYDSAEESLGASSLAARLAYNSTSALVCTYPACINRELFDALPESDIRRKLFLNPDGYTYNTSGVAGNGLADSELTAYAQRLYPDLDASAKVYAYMSFKFKCIDKVGAMPFNLFRSSEMYLIEAEANCHLTPRKEDEARQLLKELVHDSGRDPEYTCNKSGQELLDEIKFYRRIELWGEGFSWFDYKRRKDTIERHTFKDGGNYMTNAAITIYPEDANNWMWVIPAKEYEYNKELR is encoded by the coding sequence ATGAAGAAAAAAACGAAATATCCGAATTTCCTCATAAGGCTCTGCCTGTTACTGCCGCTTTTCTGCTACTCCTGCGCCGGCGACTATCTGGATACCGCCCCCACCAGCGAAGTATCTCCCGCCGACTTATTCAAAAATGAAGAATACGCTGCTTATGCTGTCAGCGGACTGGAAAAGCTGATGAAAACCACTTACGCCACCAATAAGCTCGATGGCGTATCTTTCAACGGCGAAGGTTCTGCCAAGCTTATGTATGCCGAATACCAGGGAGCCGACATGTACTGTCCGCGCAATAACTTCTACACGATATTCAACGGAGCTTCCCACGCCATCCCCACCAGCAGCTATACGGAATATATGTGGCACTATTACTACAAAGTAATCAGCAACGCCAACACTATCATCACTTACGTGAACCCCGAAAGCAGCCGTAAATTCAAATACATTTACGCGCAAGCGCTGACTTACCGCGCTTACTGCTACCTGCAACTGCTTCAGTTCTACTCTCCCCGCTGGTGTGACTCACAGAACGGCAGCGCGGACGGCGTAGTCCTCAGACTCGACCTAGCTACCGGCGACTGCCCCCTTTCTTCCATGCTGGCTTGTTACGAACAAATATACAAAGACCTCGACAATGCCATCACTTCCTATCAGGCATCGGGAATCTCCCGCACAGGGGACGAGAACCACAAAGTCAACATAGACGCCGCCTACGCCATATACGCCCGTGCGGCACTCACCCGCGAGGACTGGGCGACAGCCGCCCGTTACGCGGCACTGGCACGCGCCGGCTACCCGCTTATGACCGCCAACGAATATCTCAACGGATTCAGCACCGTCAACCAAGAATGGATATGGAGTATCTACGACAGTGCGGAAGAATCACTGGGAGCCTCTTCACTGGCGGCACGCCTTGCCTACAATTCAACTTCCGCGCTTGTATGCACATATCCCGCCTGTATCAACCGCGAACTCTTTGACGCACTGCCGGAAAGCGACATCCGCAGAAAGCTGTTCCTCAATCCCGACGGATATACCTACAACACCAGCGGCGTAGCAGGCAACGGTCTGGCCGACAGCGAACTGACCGCCTATGCCCAAAGGCTTTATCCCGACCTGGACGCATCAGCGAAAGTCTATGCCTATATGTCGTTCAAATTCAAGTGCATCGACAAGGTAGGCGCCATGCCTTTCAATCTTTTCCGCAGTTCGGAGATGTACCTCATCGAAGCCGAAGCCAACTGCCATCTCACACCCCGAAAAGAGGACGAAGCCCGCCAACTACTGAAAGAACTGGTTCACGACAGTGGACGCGACCCCGAATACACCTGCAACAAGAGCGGGCAAGAACTGCTTGACGAGATAAAATTCTACCGCCGCATCGAGCTATGGGGCGAAGGATTCAGTTGGTTCGACTACAAGCGGCGGAAAGATACCATCGAACGCCATACGTTTAAAGACGGGGGAAACTACATGACCAATGCCGCCATCACCATCTACCCGGAAGATGCCAACAATTGGATGTGGGTGATTCCCGCCAAAGAATACGAATATAACAAAGAGCTAAGATGA